Proteins encoded together in one Temnothorax longispinosus isolate EJ_2023e chromosome 5, Tlon_JGU_v1, whole genome shotgun sequence window:
- the Hasp gene encoding uncharacterized protein Hasp, with protein sequence MRPSAIVLLLLLCAQFLTSESKLRQQEAVDDDDDDDDDFEDDDDDDDDDGGYDTRTEIDDDGRIYKNPRNSPSVLCPRDEEQAELMGQKCLRKCSTDEDCKSKKKKCRCDGACGMSCIKPERECPALTEIDHGVMTVTGILFGDRAHYACDTDYFIVGLSERTCRADGHWTGTNPSCKKDSNSFCSQPPKIQNARHNGPLEQTTFDLDSSVQYFCNHGYVATGAKKAKCLLMEGAARWYGPDITCKPQSCDSAPDISNGWHSGECYTYECRVSYHCMDGYELVGKAEKLCLADGTWTPKELPQCVQVTSVQCPKPENPVNGKAVYTSYAYNSIVSYECKYGYTVIGAATRRCGADRKWTGKAPTCQEINCGLPGVLYNGWIENIESGTGMGASIIFRCKDHMKLEGNTSSVCQKDGKWRYPLPQCLAPCVVPQIENGKVVVASHDRDHINNVTVVEHGERLLVTCIPNYEFAANSTPVLCNNGTWSIVPSCSPARCKQMPKSPKNGMVIAPKTDHGMKAVFKCKDGFELIGGGPMNLSKSVECRYGKWIGDIPHCDQLFCPFPGFIEHGKVFLVGNMGVYDYRPYVRKIVNNKQIMYDCDKGYVLDEGPVGATCISGSWSPKQLPKCILGQHPRLRWSRRRRSVDNVTLNYNVTLNYKKFIDFFRKVGKKLLHMEMNRSREHSKHKTEAKLTSVGSHQNNTNASNPSAWKAHASHGNKSRLREERMIDFLKMVYRKLQRMDAKQSNNSSNNTMHDLLNAMSKNFFHVDLAESRRNGSKARSDFEIRNQREFIKLKREFERIMRFYNKSIRWNEKQNRKDAKRKGLSHAEKRKDKKKHRKNYYKGFYEFVNSYVTEKLSMLEARNATEELIKKMNIDKFTVRNGTTFTVGEMYAFFKHIIQDRLNSTEESVTVESSTAPGPKVASHGNQSSTIPSNDVAVLDNEIPAKDGAPKHRSKRIRNAASEETGASRQKRKLLSVKSTSADDQKNSRKSKKPVDDAKSKQFTFDELQAQQQSRSKRFLPPSELDNQIFLKNLYLNAYEDEYRANVKRSVDQINRTTGWFSSRRRKGNLGAYEIN encoded by the exons ATGAGACCAAGCGCGATCGttctgttgctgctgctgtgcGCCCAGTTTCTCACTTCTGAATCGAAGCTTCGGCAACAAGAGGCcgtcgacgatgacgacgacgatgacgatgattttgaggacgacgatgacgatgacgatgacgacggaGGTTATGATACGAGGACCGAGATCGACGACGACGGCCGTATCTACAAAAACCCGCGAAACTCACCCTCTGTTCTGTGCCCAAGAGACGAGGAGCAGGCGGAGCTGATGGGCCAGAAGTGTCTACGAAAGTGCTCGACCGACGAAGATTGCAAgagtaagaagaagaagtgCAGATGCGACGGAGCCTGCGGAATGTCGTGCATCAAACCCGAACGTGAATGCCCGGCGTTGACCGAGATCGATCACGGCGTGATGACGGTTACCGGAATATTATTCGGGGATAGAGCTCATTACGCCTGCGACACCGACTACTTTATAGTCGGTCTGTCCGAGAGAACGTGTCGCGCCGACGGTCATTGGACCGGGACTAATCCGTCCTGCAAGAAAGATTCCAACTCCTTCTGCTCTCAGCCGCCGAAGATCCAAAACGCGCGCCACAACGGTCCATTGGAACAAACAACCTTCGATCTCGATAGTAGCGTGCAATACTTCTGTAATCATGGATACGTAGCAACGGGAGCGAAGAAAGCGAAATGTCTGCTGATGGAAGGAGCTGCTAGATGGTACGGGCCAGATATCACTTGCAAGCCTCAAAGCTGCGATTCAGCCCCAGACATCTCCAACGGATGGCACTCTG GGGAGTGCTATACGTATGAATGCCGCGTGTCGTATCATTGCATGGATGGTTACGAATTAGTTGGTAAAGCGGAGAAACTGTGCCTGGCGGATGGCACATGGACCCCGAAGGAATTACCGCAATGCGTTCAA GTCACGTCCGTGCAATGTCCGAAGCCAGAAAATCCAGTCAACGGCAAGGCTGTCTACACCTCCTACGCGTATAATTCCATTGTATCGTACGAGTGCAAGTACGGGTACACCGTAATAGGCGCAGCAACTAGACGTTGCGGTGCTGACAGAAAGTGGACTGGAAAGGCGCCTACTTGCCAGGAAATCAATTGCGGTTTGCCCGGCGTGTTATATAACGGTTGGATCGAAAACATTGAATCCG GCACAGGTATGGGCGCCAGCATAATCTTCCGCTGTAAGGATCACATGAAGCTGGAGGGCAATACTTCCTCGGTCTGTCAGAAAGACGGCAAATGGCGTTATCCTCTACCGCAATGTTTAGCGCCGTGCGTCGTCCCGCAGATCGAAAACGGCAAAGTTGTTGTAGCCAGCCACGACAGAGATCACATCAACAATGTCACGGTGGTGGAACACGGCGAGAGGCTTCTGGTTACCTGCATTCCGAATTACGAATTCGCCGCCAACAGCACCCCGGTGTTATGCAATAACGGTACTTGGTCGATAGTGCCGAGTTGCTCGCCAGCCCGATGTAAGCAGATGCCGAAGAGTCCGAAGAACGGGATGGTGATAGCACCGAAGACGGACCACGGTATGAAAGCGGTCTTCAAGTGCAAAGACGGCTTCGAGCTGATCGGCGGAGGTCCCATGAATCTTTCTAAATCCGTGGAGTGTCGCTACGGCAAATGGATCGGCGATATACCGCACTGCGATCAGCTCTTCTGCCCGTTTCCCGGCTTCATCGAGCACGGCAAGGTCTTTCTGGTGGGCAACATGGGAGTTTACGATTACAGACCGTACGTCAGGAAGATCGTCAACAACAAGCAGATTATGTACGACTGCGACAAGGGTTACGTTCTCGACGAAGGGCCCGTCGGCGCGACTTGCATAAGTGGTTCATGGAGTCCCAAGCAGTTGCCCAAGTGTATTCTTGGACAGCACCCTCGACTTAGATGGAGCAGACGGCGTAGATCGGTGGACAACGTTACTCTGAATTACAACGTCACCCTAAATTACAA AAAATTCATCGACTTCTTCCGTAAAGTGGGCAAAAAACTTTTGCATATGGAGATGAACAGAAGCCGCGAACATTCCAAGCATAAAACAGAGGCGAAGCTGACGTCCGTTGGTAGCCACCAGAATAACACCAATGCATCCAATCCGTCAGCTTGGAAAGCACACGCAAGTCATGGCAATAAATCCCGTTTGCGAGAAGAGAGAATGATCGATTTTCTCAAGATGGTGTATAGAAAATTACAGCGCATGGACGCCAAACAATCAAATAACTCTAGCAATAATACCATGCACGATCTGCTGAACGCAATGAGCAAGAACTTCTTTCACGTAGACCTTGCGGAGTCGCGACGAAATGGCAGTAAAGCCCGCTCGGATTTCGAGATACGCAATCAGAGGGAGTTCATTAAATTGAAGAGGGAATTCGAGCGTATCATGAGATTTTACAACAAGTCCATACGCTGGAACGAGAAGCAGAATCGAAAAGATGCGAAGAGGAAAGGCCTGTCGCACGCTGAGAAGCGGAAGGACAAGAAGAAGCACAGGAAGAATTATTACAAGGGCTTCTACGAGTTCGTCAACAGTTACGTTACCGAGAAACTGTCGATGTTGGAAGCGCGCAACGCGACCGAGGAATTAATCAAGAAGATGAACATCGACAAGTTCACCGTGAGGAACGGCACGACTTTCACGGTCGGTGAGATGTACGCATTTTTCAAACATATCATACAGGATAGATTGAACTCGACGGAGGAAAGCGTGACCGTGGAATCTAGCACGGCACCGGGGCCGAAGGTCGCGTCACACGGCAATCAATCATCGACAATCCCGAGTAACGACGTTGCCGTGCTGGACAACGAGATTCCGGCCAAAGACGGGGCGCCCAAGCATCGCAGCAAGCGGATACGAAACGCGGCATCGGAGGAAACCGGCGCCTCGCGTCAAAAGAGGAAGCTTCTGTCCGTGAAGTCGACCAGCGCGGACGATCAAAAGAATTCGAGGAAGTCGAAGAAGCCCGTCGACGATGCCAAATCAAAACAGTTCACTTTCGACGAGCTGCAGGCGCAGCAGCAGAGTCGTTCAAAACGGTTCCTGCCGCCTTCCGAGCTGGATAATCAAATATTCCTCAAGAACTTGTATCTTAACGCTTACGAGGACGAGTATCGGGCGAACGTGAAGCGATCCGTCGACCAGATAAATCGCACTACCGGCTGGTTCTCCTCGAGGAGGCGCAAGGGGAACCTCGGTGCGTACGAGATCAATTGA